GAGCGCCTCGCGGGTCCCGGGAATGTCCTCGCCAGGGAGGCGCCGGATGCGAAGGAGTTTGCCGGCCTGGTGCGTTCGGGACTGGCGCGGTTGAAGGACGCCGAGAACGATGCGAACGCGCTCGACAGCCGGTTCGATCTCGCCTACAGCGCCGCTCACGCGCTGTGCCTGGCGGCACTCAGGCATCACGGATTCCGGCCATCGAAACGGTACATCGTGTTTCAAGTGCTGCCCGACACCCTTGGGCTGGGGCCGGAGGTCTGGCGAATTTTATCGAAGTGCCACGACCTGCGGAATCGGACCGAGTACGAAGGCGTCCTGGACGTAGACGATCGGCTGGTCTCCGACTTGGTCGACGCCTGTCGAAAGGTGGCTGCGAAGGTTCAGGGGCTGCCGACCTTTGGGTAACGCTGCTTGACGCAGCCGACCAAACCAAGGCGACTGTTGTTGAGTTTCTTTAGTGGAAAGTAAGGTCGACGCGTGGCGCGAACGGGGCGTCCGCACCGCCGATACAGGAGGCCAGCTGGATGGCGGCCAGCGTCGCGGCCGGCAGCTCCTCGAGCCGCGTCATCATGAGGTCGACGACCGCTTCGCGTGCTCGCGTCAACCTCGCTCACGCCGCCTGGCCAACAGCGAGGCCACGACGCCGGCGGCCAGGATGAACAGGACGACGGCGAGGAGGTAGAGATTGAAGTACTGGCCCACCAGTTCCTTGAGCCAGACGTGGGTCATCATCTTTGCTCCCACGAGCATCAGCACCAGCGCGAGCGACACCTTCAGGTACCGGAACTCGTCGATCATCCCCGCCAAAGCGAAGTAGAGGCTGCGCAGCCCAAGAATCGCGAAGACGTTGCTCGTAAAGACCAGGAACGGGTCGCCCGTGATGGCGAAGATGGCCGGGATCGAGTCAACCGCGAAGATGACGTCGGTGAACTCGACCATGACGAGGGCCAGGAACAGCGGGGTGGCCAGCAGGGCCCCCGCCGGCGCCGCGTCCACGACCCGGTCCACCTCCACGGCCGCGCCGGGCGTGGCCGCCTCGTGGGACGAGGCCGAACCCGCGCGGACGAAAAAGTGCTGGCCGTGGAAGCGCTCGGTCACCGGGAAGAGGCGCCGCGTCAGCCTGACCAACAGGTTGCGACTCGGGTCGACCTCGTCCGTCTTCAGCAGCAGCATCTTGATCCCAGTCAGGATCAGGAACGCCCCGAACACGTAGATGATCCAACCGAAGCGCTGGATGAGCTGAGCCCCCACGGCGATCATGGCGCCACGCATGAGGAGGGCGCCCACGATCCCCCAGAACAGCACGCGGTGCTGGTACATTGCGGGGACGGCGAAGAAGCCGAAGAGCATCGCGATCACGAAGATGTTATCCACGGCGAGCGACTTCTCGACCAGGTACCCGGTGAGGTACTTGATCGCCGCGGTGGCGCCATCGTTGTACACGAGCCCGACGCCCTCCACGGTCTGCGGGGCGACCGTCATGAGGTCGGGGGTCAGGCCCAGGCCAAGCCAGTGGCGCTCGTAGCCGACATAAATGAACACCGTGAAGGCGAGACCGAGGCCAATCCAGAACGTGGACCACCCCAGCGCCTCCCGAACGGACACCACGTGCGCGGTCCGGTGAAAGACCCCAAGGTCGAGGGCCAACAGGAGCAACACGAGGGCGAGGAACCCGACATACATCCAGAGCATCAGACGACTTCCCAGGGAGCGCGCTGCGCCGCCCGCCGACGATCCATGCGTATCCCTCTCAAAAGACCTGCTGAAGAGTGCCGCTTCAGGAGTGTTCCGGCCGTGCACCGACCGTCACGACCGGGCACGCGGCGCGCCGCACGACGTGGTTCGTAGTGGATCCAAACAGCGCTAGATCGACGGGACCACGCCCACGCACGCCCATCACAATCAAGTCGATCGCGCGTTCTTCCGCCATTCGAAGAATCTCGAGGTAGGGCCTGCCGAGCGTGACGGCGTTGGTGATCCGTGTCCCGCCAGCACGTGCGGCGTTGCTCTCCTCCAGGAAGCGAAGCTCCGTGTCGCACCGCCGCTGCTGCAACTCAGTCATCGTCCTCGACAGTTCCGGCCGAGTGTCGATCGTCTCGACTACGTGCAATGCCGTGACGGCCGCATCGGCGCGAGCGGCCAGGGACAGCGCGAAGTCCATCGCGTGTGCTGAACAGGTTGAGAAGTCCGTTGGACACAGAATCTGCCGCACCGAGACATCGCGAGCGGTGCGGGCCATGCCGGGCGGGATGGTCAAGACCGGGCAAGGCGTTTTCCGGAGCACTTTCTCTGCCACCGACCCTAGCGTGAGTCGATCGAACCCGCTGCGGCCATGCGTGCCGAGCACGACGAGGTCGACTTCGTGTTCCGCGGCATGGCGGACGATTTGCGCCGTCGCGTTGCCCTCCGCCACCTGTGTTCGCAGCGTGACGCCCGCCGAAGAGAGCGGCGCCAGCAGCAGATGCAGTTCGTCCGCGATCGACTTCCGTGCGTCGGGCACTGGCAGCAGCGTCGGCGAACCCGCCGGCGGCCCTGCGGTCGCGGCGACGTGCAGCACGGTCAGTTCGCTCCCGAACAGCTTGGCGAATGCCGTGGCGTAGGCGAGCACGGAGGCCGAGAACTCTGACAAATCGACCGGGCAGAGAATCCTGCGAATCTCCATCCCGCCTGCCGTGGTCATCTGTTGGTTCGCCATAGTTGCCGCCATCGCACGGTTCCCTCGCCGGTCAGCTCAACATAGCGCGGCCGGTTTCAATCGGGAAAATAGGTATTACGGCGCTTATACTGCCACTTTTCCGATGCATCACGTGGGCGCTCGGGATAGCACACCACCTGTCACGCCGGAAGGGCGAGCGTCCGCAGACTCGTCGGGAGGTGGTGTGCCAAACGGCACAGTTATACCCATGGAGCGTCGGCAATAGTCGATCTAGCGCCTTAGGCCCAGGAACCATCAGGCGAGGTCCATGAGCTGGCCACAGCACGGCGGTCTGTGGCCGAGCTTTGGCACAGCTGAAAACTGTTAGACTCGCTTGCCTTGGCGGTCATGAGAGGTTTGGGTGGGTCCACGGTGAAGCAGGATTTGACTTTCGCGGAGTTGGACGTCCCCCTCGAACGGGACGTGTTTCTCAGGACGCTGTTGCGGCACCTGGCCGGGACGTTGCAGGAGGTCGTGGGCCTCGATGAAGCCTCCGGTTTCGTGAGCGTCGTCGGCCAACGCATCGGCGGGGAGCTCAACGCGGCGTACACGTCCGCCCTCTCCGTGGAACAACTCACCCGCGAGCAGGTCGCCGAGGTGCTGGTCGACTTGAAGCGCCGGATCCAGGGCGATTTCTTCGTCATCGAAGAAGACGACGAGAAGATCGTGCTCGGGAACCGCGCGTGCCCGTTCGCCGAAAAGGTGATTGGGCGCCCCGCCCTCTGCATGATGACGTCGAACGTGTTCGGCAGTATCGCCGCGCAGAACCTCGGATACGCGAAGGTCGTTATCGAACAGGCTATTGCCCGTGGCGACAGCGGCTGCCGCGTGGTCGTCTACCTCACCCCGAATGAAGCATCGCAGCAGGCCGACGGCCGGGAATATTTCAAGTCCTGACGCGCGCCGTCCGGGTGGTCGATGTTTCAGACGTTAACGGATCTCCTCCCTGAGATGATGGTGCTGGTCACGCCCGCGGGCGTGATCCGCGCCGGCAACCTGGCGTTCCTGAAAGTCGTCGGCCACACTCCCGAGACCATCGACGGCAAGACCCTGATCGAGGTGGGCTGGACGCGTGCCGACGGCTGGCCCGAGTACCTGCGGCGCTCGGCGGGCACGCGAACCTTCGTCCTCGCGGCTGCCGCCCATCACACCGGCGACGGCACCCCCACGTCGTACCGATGTGACGGCGCCCTGTATGAGCCTGGTTCCGGCGATCGGGAACCGACGGTGCTGCTGCGGCTGATTCCGCATGAGTCGTCGTCCGCGCGCTTCGTGGTGCTGACGCAGAAGATCGAGGAGCTGAGCAGCGAGATCACCAGGCGCCGGCGAGCCGAAGTCGAGTTGCGACTCGCGCAGGGCAAGGAAACCGAGGCGCGGCGCGCCGCCGAGGCCGCCAGTCTTGCGAAAGACGTGTTCCTGGCGACGCTGTCGCACGAACTGCGGACCCCGCTCAATGCGATGCTGGGGTGGGCGCGGATGTTGCGAAGCGGGGTTCTGAACGAGGCGCAGCGGTCACACGCGCTGGTCGTGATCGAACGCAATGCCGACATGCAGGCCCGGCTGATCGACGACCTGCTGGACGTCTCGCGGATCATGGCCGGCCAGTTAAGCCTGCAGTATGAGCCCGTCAACCTGCGACGGGTCATCGACGCGGCCCTGGATGCGGTCCGGCCGGCCCTGGACAGCAAGGCCCTTCAGGTCTCGACCACGATCGACGTCGACCAGGCGCTGTCCGGAGACCCCGCGAGACTGCAGCAGGTGGTGTGGAACCTCCTGACCAACGCGGCGAAGTTCACCCCCGCGAATGGGCGAATCACCCTGAGTGCCATTCAAACAGGAGACCTCGTCCGGATCGTGGTGACCGATTCAGGCCAGGGCTTCCCGGCGAGCTTCAAAGCCCGGATCTTCGAACCGTTCACGCAGGCGGACGCCTCGCTCTCCAGGCCCCATGGCGGCCTGGGCGTCGGCTTGACGATCGTGCGCCGCCTCGTCGAGGCGCACCACGGGCACGTCGAGGCCGACAGTGCCGGTGTCGGACTCGGCGCGACGTTCACGGTGGCTTTGCCAATCGGCATCCCGGCCCCGGCGGCCACGCCGCGGCGATGGCCCGCGAGCGGCGTCGATATCACCGGTGTCCGCATCCTCGTCGTCGAAGACGACCCCGATTCAGCGGAGCTGACGAAGATGCTCCTGGAAGCGGCGGGCGCCGAAGTCGCCGTGGTCGACAGCGCCCAACAGGCACTGGATCTGCTCGAGCACGGGTCCACGGATGTGCTCGTCTCCGACATCGGCTTGCCGTATCAGGACGGCCTGTGGCTGATCGAGCAGGTGCGGGGGCGCGAGGGTGCGGGGCGTCGTCTTCCCGCGCTCGCCGTCACGGCCTTTGCGACGCCCCAGGACCGGCAAGAGGCGCTGGCCGCCGGCTACGACGAGCATGTTCCGAAGCCACTGGATTTCCAGCTTCTCCTCCAGCGCATCGGGCAGGTCCGACCCAGACCGGCGCGCTCGTGACGGTTACGCCTTGCGGGTGGCGCGAATGATCGCGTCCATGTGGTCCAGGTATTTCTCGAGCGCGCGGCGGCCGGCCGCGGTCAGCTTGTAGCCGGTGCGCGGCGTGCGTCCTTCAAAGCTCTTGCTGCACGACAGGTAGCCGGCATCCTCGAGCTTGCGCGCGTGCACGCTCAGGTTGCCGTCGGTGGCGCCAAGCGCCGCCTTGAGGTCCGAGAACGACAGGTCGTCGCTCGCCGCCAAGGCGCTGACAATGCCCAGCCGCATGCGGTCGTGCAGCAGGCGGTCGAGTTCGGTGGCAATGCCGCCGGCGTGCTTGGCCGGCCGCTCGGCGGCCGGCCGCGCGGTGACCGGCGTGTCGATTCTGATTTTCCGTGCCGCGTTGCTCTTAGCCACCGTGGTTCCTCGCTATGTAAACGCCGAAGCCGATTTGCAGCCCGCCAAAACCCGCGGCGAGCCAGAGGTTGCCCCACTCGGGCGGGGTCACGATGGCGAGCATCCCCAACGTCATGAAACACGCGCCGATCCATCGCACCGCCGGCACGCTGAAGATGCCGCCGGTCAGCAACCCCGCGCCGTAGAGCAGCAGCCAGGCCGGCGCCATTACCGTGAACTGGCCGACCGCCCACAGCGCGTAGGTAATGGCGGCGCCGGCCACGAACGGTGCGGCGAGGCCGGCGGCAAACCGGCGTGCGATGGCGCCGGTCAAGGGCGCGCCGGCGCGCTGTGCCTTCCGCGCCATGGCGGCCATGCCCACCAGCGACGCCAGGACTGCGGCGGCCAGCCACGTGAACAGCCAGCGCTCGCTGGTCGGCTGCCACGACCCCATGAGAGCGGCGGCCAGGGCAATGGCACCCATCACGCACCCGCCCAGGCCCGGCACCGCGGTAAAGGTGGTGCTGCGCTCCATGGCCTGGCGAATGAACGTCAGGTTGTCGGCGGCGTGCCCGCTGAGGGACGCCGGCGGCGCGTCGGGGCGTCCGGTTGGCACTGCAGCTATCTTAGCGTGGCGGCGGGTGGCTCTAAAGAACTTTGTAATTGAGAGTCTAGGTCTCCTGATCTCCTGATCTCCTGTTGTATAATTCAGACAACCCGCCGCGGTTCTCCGCCGGCGGGTTTTGTTTTTCAGGGATCAGGGATCAGGGATCGGGGATCAGGGTAATTGCGATGAGCGAGATCGAAGTGGGCGTCCTCGGCGCGACCGGTGTGGTCGGCCAGCAGTTCGTGTCGCGGTTGGCGCGGCACCCGTGGTTCAAGCTCACGTGGCTTGCCGCCAGCGAGCGGTCCGAGGGCAAGGCGTACCGATCGGTGGCCCCGTGGCGGCTGGCCACGCCCATGCCGGACGAATCTGCCGGCCGCGTGGTCGAGGCATGCGTCCCTGGCCGCGGACCGAAAGTGGTGTTCTCGGGTCTCGACGCGTCGGTGGCGGGCGAGATTGAAGGCGCGTTCGCGGCCGCCGGCCACATCGTGGTCAGCAACGCGCGCAACTTCCGCATGGACCCGCTCGTCCCGCTGCTCATCCCCGAAGTCAACGCTGACCATCTTTCGCTCCTCCCCGAACAACGCGCCGCCAAGGGCTGGCCGGGCGCCATCGTCACCAACCCGAACTGCTCGACCGTGGTCCTCGCCATGGCACTGGCGCCGCTCTGCCAGTTCGGCATTCGCAAGGTGATTGTCTCGACCATGCAGGCCGTCTCCGGTGCCGGCTATCCCGGGGTGCCCTCGCTCGACATTCTCGGCAACATCGTCCCGTTCATCGGCGGCGAAGAAGAGAAGATGGAGACCGAGACGCAGAAGATCCTGGGCGCCAATGGCGGCCGCACCCCGCACGCCGCGGCGATCAGCGCGCACACCAACCGCGTGCCGGTACTCGACGGCCACACCATGACCGTGTCGGTGGACTTCGAGCGCCAGCCATCGATGGCCGATCTCGCCCATGCGATTCGCACATTTTCCGGACGGCCGCAGGAGTTGAAGCTGCCAACGGCGCCGCAGCCGCCGCTCATCCTGATGGACGAACCCAACCGCCCGCAGCCGCGGCTCGATGCCGACCTGGGCGGCGGCATGGCCGTGGCCATCGGCCGCCTGCGCGTGTGCCCGGTGATGCAGGCGAAGTTCGTCGCGCTGGGCCACAATACAGTGCGCGGCGCAGCCGGCGCGGCGATCCTCAACGCCGAGCTCATGCGCGCCGAAGGCATCTTCTGAAATCTGGCTTCTGGCTACTGGCTACTGGCTTCTGGCTACTGGCTACTGGCTACTGGCTACTGGCTACTGGATACTGGCTACTGACATGAAGGTAATGAAGTTCGGCGGGACGTCGGTGGCCGATCGGGCCGCGATCGAACGCCTGATCGCGCTGGTGCGGGCCGAGCGGCAGGCCGAGGCGCAGACCGAGGGCGGTGATGCGCGCGGGCCGGTGGTGGTGGTGTCGGCCCTGTCGGGCGTCACCGATCGCCTGCTCGGCGTCGCGGCGCTGGCGCGCGAAGGGGATGTCGAAGGCGCGCGCACGAGCCTGCAGGACCTGCGGAAGCGTCACCTCACGGTGTCGGAGGTCATTACCGACGAGACGTTGCGCGCGCCGGTGGTGGCGGCCCTCAACCGTGAATTCGATGAACTGGAGCGCGTCGTTTCGGCGCTGGCCGTGTTGCAGGAAGTCTCGCCGCGTTGGCTCGATACCCTCGCCGCCACCGGCGAGGTGCTGAGCAGCCAGATCGTGGCCGCCGCCTTGACTGCCCACAAACTGCAGGGCGCCTGGGTGGATGCGCGACTGGCCGTCGTCACCGACGGGGAGCACACCGCGGCGGCGCCGTTGTTCCAGGAGACCACCGCGGCGCTGATGACGTACGCCGACCCGCCCCTGGCGGCCGGCCGCATTCCGGTGCTCGGCGGCTTCGTCGGCGCTACTGCCGGCGGCGTGACCACCACGCTCGGCCGCGGCGGCTCGGACTTCTCGGCCGCGATCGTCGGCGCGTGCCTCGGCGCCGACGAAATCCAGATCTGGACCGACGTGGACGGCATGCTGACGGCGGACCCGCGCCTCGTGAAGTCGCCGCAGGTGGTGCCACACCTCTCGTTTGCCGAAGCCTCGGAGCTCGCCTATTTTGGCGCCAAGGTGCTGCACCCGGCGACCATCCAACCCGCGGTCGCCCGCAATATCCCGGTGCGCATTCTCAACTCGCAGCGCGCGCAGGCCCGCGGCACGCTGATCACCGCGGCACGGCCCAAGAGCGATCGGCCGCTGACGGCGGTGGCCTCGAAGAAGGGCGTGACCGTCGTGGACATCACCTCGACGCGCATGCTGATGGCGCACGGCTTCCTGCGCCGCCTGTTCGAGGTGTTCGAGCGCCACAAGACACCGGTGGATGTGGTGACGACCTCCGAGGTCAGCGTGTCGGTGACCATCGACGATGCGCGGCGGCTGCCGGCGATCATCGAAGGCCTGTCGGGGTTTGCCGAGGTCGAGCGCCAGGACGACATGGCCATCATCTGCGTGGTGGGCGACGGCCTGCACGACGACCCGACGCTGGCGTCGCAGGTGCTGGGCTCGGTCGGCGACGTGCCGCTGCGCATGGTGTCGCAGGCGGCGTCGCGGCGGAACATCACGTTCGTGATCAGCGAAGCGGAACTGCCAGTGGCGCTGTGCCGTCTGCACGACCGTTTCTTCGGTGAGGCTCACATGGTCCGGCTAAAGCCGGACGCCACATCTGAGCCGGACGGTCTGGCTAAAGCCGGACGCCACATCATGAAGCCGGACGGCACAACGAGGCCGGACGCCACATCCAAGCCGGACGCCACATCATGAGGATCCTGCTGCTGGGGCACGGGCGGATGGGGCAGTTGGTGGAGTCGTTGGCGCCTTCTTACGGTGCCACCATTGCCGGCATCATCGACGAGCGATCCGGCGAGCGCGCCATTGCCAACGGCGACTTCGGCCACGTGGACGTGGCCATCGACTTCACGCTGGCCGATGCGGTGGTGAAGAACCTGCCGCAACTGGCGGTTCGCAAGATCAGCGTGGTGATTGGCACCACCGGCTGGCACGCGCACGAGGCCGCCATGCGCGAGGTCGCCGCCGCGGCCGGCATTGGGGTGCTGGCGGCATCGAACTTCTCGATCGGCATGAACGTGTTTCAGCTGGCGGTCGAAGAGGCCAGCCGCCACTTCGCGAAGCAGGCCGAGTTTGGCGCGTGGATTCACGAGTCACACCACGTGATGAAGAAGGACGCGCCGTCGGGCACCGCGCTCACGCTGAAGGCGGGCATGGCCGGCGCCGGTTACGACCGCCCGATCGATGTCTCGTCCACCCGCGTGGGATCCGTTCCCGGCACTCATACCATTGGTTTCGACGGCCCATCGGAAACCATCGAGCTCACGCACACGGTTCGTGACCGGGCGGTGTTTGCCCGCGGCGCCCTCACGGCGGCCGCCTGGCTGGTGGGCAAGCCGGGTTGGTTTTCAATTCGCGACATGTTGAGCGAGTCTTCACAGGAGACCAAGAGATCAGGAGAATAGTTTTTCTCATGATCTCCCGATCTCCTGTTTGTC
This genomic interval from Acidobacteriota bacterium contains the following:
- the asd gene encoding aspartate-semialdehyde dehydrogenase, whose product is MSEIEVGVLGATGVVGQQFVSRLARHPWFKLTWLAASERSEGKAYRSVAPWRLATPMPDESAGRVVEACVPGRGPKVVFSGLDASVAGEIEGAFAAAGHIVVSNARNFRMDPLVPLLIPEVNADHLSLLPEQRAAKGWPGAIVTNPNCSTVVLAMALAPLCQFGIRKVIVSTMQAVSGAGYPGVPSLDILGNIVPFIGGEEEKMETETQKILGANGGRTPHAAAISAHTNRVPVLDGHTMTVSVDFERQPSMADLAHAIRTFSGRPQELKLPTAPQPPLILMDEPNRPQPRLDADLGGGMAVAIGRLRVCPVMQAKFVALGHNTVRGAAGAAILNAELMRAEGIF
- a CDS encoding dihydrodipicolinate reductase C-terminal domain-containing protein yields the protein MRILLLGHGRMGQLVESLAPSYGATIAGIIDERSGERAIANGDFGHVDVAIDFTLADAVVKNLPQLAVRKISVVIGTTGWHAHEAAMREVAAAAGIGVLAASNFSIGMNVFQLAVEEASRHFAKQAEFGAWIHESHHVMKKDAPSGTALTLKAGMAGAGYDRPIDVSSTRVGSVPGTHTIGFDGPSETIELTHTVRDRAVFARGALTAAAWLVGKPGWFSIRDMLSESSQETKRSGE
- a CDS encoding aspartate kinase, which produces MKVMKFGGTSVADRAAIERLIALVRAERQAEAQTEGGDARGPVVVVSALSGVTDRLLGVAALAREGDVEGARTSLQDLRKRHLTVSEVITDETLRAPVVAALNREFDELERVVSALAVLQEVSPRWLDTLAATGEVLSSQIVAAALTAHKLQGAWVDARLAVVTDGEHTAAAPLFQETTAALMTYADPPLAAGRIPVLGGFVGATAGGVTTTLGRGGSDFSAAIVGACLGADEIQIWTDVDGMLTADPRLVKSPQVVPHLSFAEASELAYFGAKVLHPATIQPAVARNIPVRILNSQRAQARGTLITAARPKSDRPLTAVASKKGVTVVDITSTRMLMAHGFLRRLFEVFERHKTPVDVVTTSEVSVSVTIDDARRLPAIIEGLSGFAEVERQDDMAIICVVGDGLHDDPTLASQVLGSVGDVPLRMVSQAASRRNITFVISEAELPVALCRLHDRFFGEAHMVRLKPDATSEPDGLAKAGRHIMKPDGTTRPDATSKPDATS
- a CDS encoding ATP-binding protein; translation: MFQTLTDLLPEMMVLVTPAGVIRAGNLAFLKVVGHTPETIDGKTLIEVGWTRADGWPEYLRRSAGTRTFVLAAAAHHTGDGTPTSYRCDGALYEPGSGDREPTVLLRLIPHESSSARFVVLTQKIEELSSEITRRRRAEVELRLAQGKETEARRAAEAASLAKDVFLATLSHELRTPLNAMLGWARMLRSGVLNEAQRSHALVVIERNADMQARLIDDLLDVSRIMAGQLSLQYEPVNLRRVIDAALDAVRPALDSKALQVSTTIDVDQALSGDPARLQQVVWNLLTNAAKFTPANGRITLSAIQTGDLVRIVVTDSGQGFPASFKARIFEPFTQADASLSRPHGGLGVGLTIVRRLVEAHHGHVEADSAGVGLGATFTVALPIGIPAPAATPRRWPASGVDITGVRILVVEDDPDSAELTKMLLEAAGAEVAVVDSAQQALDLLEHGSTDVLVSDIGLPYQDGLWLIEQVRGREGAGRRLPALAVTAFATPQDRQEALAAGYDEHVPKPLDFQLLLQRIGQVRPRPARS
- a CDS encoding transcriptional regulator, with translation MATELDRLLHDRMRLGIVSALAASDDLSFSDLKAALGATDGNLSVHARKLEDAGYLSCSKSFEGRTPRTGYKLTAAGRRALEKYLDHMDAIIRATRKA
- a CDS encoding methanogen output domain 1-containing protein, with the translated sequence MRGLGGSTVKQDLTFAELDVPLERDVFLRTLLRHLAGTLQEVVGLDEASGFVSVVGQRIGGELNAAYTSALSVEQLTREQVAEVLVDLKRRIQGDFFVIEEDDEKIVLGNRACPFAEKVIGRPALCMMTSNVFGSIAAQNLGYAKVVIEQAIARGDSGCRVVVYLTPNEASQQADGREYFKS
- a CDS encoding TerC family protein, which translates into the protein MLWMYVGFLALVLLLLALDLGVFHRTAHVVSVREALGWSTFWIGLGLAFTVFIYVGYERHWLGLGLTPDLMTVAPQTVEGVGLVYNDGATAAIKYLTGYLVEKSLAVDNIFVIAMLFGFFAVPAMYQHRVLFWGIVGALLMRGAMIAVGAQLIQRFGWIIYVFGAFLILTGIKMLLLKTDEVDPSRNLLVRLTRRLFPVTERFHGQHFFVRAGSASSHEAATPGAAVEVDRVVDAAPAGALLATPLFLALVMVEFTDVIFAVDSIPAIFAITGDPFLVFTSNVFAILGLRSLYFALAGMIDEFRYLKVSLALVLMLVGAKMMTHVWLKELVGQYFNLYLLAVVLFILAAGVVASLLARRRERG
- a CDS encoding universal stress protein, producing the protein MTTAGGMEIRRILCPVDLSEFSASVLAYATAFAKLFGSELTVLHVAATAGPPAGSPTLLPVPDARKSIADELHLLLAPLSSAGVTLRTQVAEGNATAQIVRHAAEHEVDLVVLGTHGRSGFDRLTLGSVAEKVLRKTPCPVLTIPPGMARTARDVSVRQILCPTDFSTCSAHAMDFALSLAARADAAVTALHVVETIDTRPELSRTMTELQQRRCDTELRFLEESNAARAGGTRITNAVTLGRPYLEILRMAEERAIDLIVMGVRGRGPVDLALFGSTTNHVVRRAACPVVTVGARPEHS